The Rhodobium gokarnense genome includes a region encoding these proteins:
- a CDS encoding FHA domain-containing protein encodes MRRAIGLFVLFLTLTGLAGCDRFDVDDSVVFVLKIRVDEKRDISGATGTGFVVAPEYVVTNQHVISGADVPVLGKSQFEIFVKTEGEKPVEFHADLTWASDELDLAILHVPGLNAPAFELNTGDLEKEDTVTAIGFPGASDQVTKATQDVALISTRTRGEVSRVVEGSWSETKNHPLKIVQHTAPINPGNSGGPLINACKEVVAVNTQRAVERLKDAGGNVYAINANSTFFSSHASEIAKTLTERGIPVSIVTSPCVPALRQYYLIAGVALTGVLAIVALFVALGAATRQSVPAGPGSRGPGTEPTLMQRVTALFSGGGSRGPVVREDHYLVPKGSRHVGSEYRIDVARAAAGGVVLGRAPRSGGLVLDLPQVSREHLRFTFTDRGFLVEDLGSRNGSRLNGRKLAANRPVGIGSGDELGFVDQRFLFLSSTDWQKRKYGERSSKGTQWVLKGIEPKSGQQIVIEFSSDDLSGRGLVVGRDPDRCDAVISHEAVSAGGHCRFLLAGGQPQVEDMNSTNGTFLDGVRLPPSEPRRLAPGQRLTIGAVDFLVQKNS; translated from the coding sequence GTGCGTCGCGCAATCGGACTTTTCGTTCTGTTCCTCACGCTCACCGGCCTTGCCGGATGCGACCGGTTCGACGTCGACGACAGCGTCGTCTTCGTGCTCAAGATCCGGGTCGACGAAAAGCGCGACATCAGCGGGGCAACGGGCACCGGATTCGTTGTGGCGCCCGAATATGTCGTCACCAACCAGCACGTCATCAGCGGTGCCGACGTCCCCGTTCTCGGCAAGTCGCAGTTCGAGATCTTCGTCAAGACGGAGGGCGAGAAGCCGGTCGAATTCCATGCCGACCTGACGTGGGCATCCGACGAACTGGACCTGGCGATCCTCCATGTTCCCGGGCTGAACGCCCCGGCCTTCGAGCTCAACACGGGCGATCTGGAAAAGGAGGACACCGTCACCGCGATCGGTTTTCCCGGCGCCAGCGACCAGGTGACCAAGGCGACCCAGGATGTGGCGCTGATCTCGACCCGCACGCGCGGCGAGGTCAGCCGGGTCGTGGAGGGATCGTGGTCGGAGACCAAGAACCATCCGCTGAAGATCGTGCAGCACACCGCGCCGATCAATCCGGGCAATTCGGGCGGACCGCTGATCAACGCCTGCAAGGAGGTGGTCGCGGTCAACACCCAGCGCGCCGTCGAACGGCTCAAGGATGCCGGCGGCAACGTCTATGCGATCAATGCCAATTCGACGTTCTTTTCGTCCCATGCCAGCGAGATCGCCAAGACCCTGACCGAACGCGGCATCCCGGTCTCGATCGTCACCAGCCCGTGCGTCCCGGCGCTGCGCCAGTACTATCTGATCGCGGGCGTTGCGCTTACCGGCGTTTTGGCGATCGTTGCGCTGTTCGTCGCGCTCGGCGCGGCGACGCGCCAGTCCGTCCCGGCCGGACCGGGGTCGCGCGGCCCCGGCACCGAGCCGACGCTGATGCAGCGGGTCACCGCGCTGTTTTCCGGCGGTGGCAGCAGGGGTCCGGTGGTCCGCGAGGACCATTACCTGGTGCCGAAGGGCTCGCGCCATGTGGGGTCGGAATACCGCATCGACGTTGCGCGGGCGGCCGCCGGCGGCGTCGTGCTCGGGCGTGCGCCCAGATCCGGCGGGCTCGTCCTCGACCTGCCACAGGTCTCGCGCGAGCACTTGCGGTTCACCTTCACCGACCGGGGCTTCCTGGTGGAGGACCTCGGCTCGCGCAACGGCTCCCGGCTGAACGGGCGCAAGCTCGCCGCCAACCGGCCGGTCGGCATCGGCTCCGGCGACGAACTCGGCTTCGTCGACCAGCGCTTCCTGTTCCTCAGCAGCACCGACTGGCAGAAGCGCAAATATGGCGAGCGCTCGTCGAAGGGCACCCAGTGGGTGCTGAAGGGCATCGAGCCGAAGTCCGGCCAGCAGATCGTCATTGAGTTTTCCTCCGACGACCTTTCCGGGCGCGGCCTCGTCGTCGGCCGCGATCCGGACCGCTGCGATGCGGTGATCAGCCACGAGGCGGTGTCCGCCGGCGGCCATTGCCGGTTCCTGCTGGCGGGTGGCCAGCCCCAGGTGGAAGACATGAACTCGACCAACGGGACGTTCCTCGACGGCGTCCGGTTGCCGCCGTCCGAGCCGCGCCGCCTCGCGCCCGGCCAACGCCTCACCATCGGCGCCGTCGATTTCCTGGTGCAGAAGAACAGTTGA
- a CDS encoding FHA domain-containing protein — protein MELLIATSVRRLAGVLCAALVGVSVLAAPGSAASEKILTRCSVLGEASKTRCLIRSVDGAAITRVEATVDGRRKSVETLRQVPEDPDDPAESIAILFMIDASKSMTVDAFIAIADQIADIVDMSKPRHRFGLATFHDDLYLKVAVGADKSKIQTALGNLERDGDNTAFYEAVKKGLDTLSRERSQRRFLVVMSDGLSEDNAYFPDDIVPLARQANIAIVGLGYPNPNQDPNAIPLQPIKRLAEETGGLFESADADGLLPADFAGTLFSLTDSGVSARIDTSDEAGTGNLMLLVTDADGATAQSAHTLTFSGKVPLLRRVQETAEEMWANQPLLLAAIALVFLLVLFLLLWLISRLFARRPDDRRRDAVDTLPQDDGLCEGGDGDNENMRLPPAIIYAHIDVLEGDPPPRRFDISDTKVRIGRGPGNDLVLSSDTVSNDHCVLTLQDDGGFEIRDVNSSNGTIVEGERIGRDVLEGGEKIVLGHVVLKFVSAAQAAAKYGA, from the coding sequence ATGGAATTGTTGATTGCCACGTCGGTCCGGCGTCTCGCAGGGGTGCTCTGCGCGGCTTTGGTCGGCGTGTCGGTGCTGGCAGCGCCGGGCAGCGCGGCTTCGGAAAAAATCCTCACCAGGTGCTCAGTTCTGGGCGAGGCCTCCAAGACCAGATGCCTCATCCGCTCGGTCGACGGCGCCGCGATCACCCGTGTCGAGGCGACGGTCGACGGGCGCCGCAAATCCGTGGAGACCCTGCGGCAGGTGCCCGAGGATCCGGACGATCCGGCCGAGTCGATCGCCATCCTCTTCATGATCGACGCCAGCAAGTCGATGACGGTCGACGCCTTCATCGCCATCGCCGACCAGATCGCCGACATCGTCGACATGAGCAAGCCGCGCCACCGCTTCGGCCTGGCGACCTTCCACGACGATCTCTACCTCAAGGTCGCGGTCGGCGCCGACAAGTCGAAGATCCAGACGGCGCTCGGCAACCTGGAGCGCGACGGCGACAACACGGCCTTCTATGAGGCCGTGAAGAAGGGGCTGGACACGTTGTCGCGGGAGCGCTCGCAGCGCCGCTTCCTGGTCGTCATGTCCGACGGCCTGTCGGAGGACAACGCCTATTTCCCCGATGACATCGTTCCGCTCGCCCGCCAGGCCAACATCGCCATCGTCGGCCTTGGCTACCCGAACCCGAACCAGGACCCCAATGCCATCCCGCTGCAGCCGATCAAGCGGCTGGCGGAGGAAACGGGCGGCCTGTTCGAGAGCGCCGACGCCGACGGCCTGTTGCCGGCGGACTTCGCCGGGACGCTGTTTTCCCTGACCGATTCCGGCGTTTCCGCGCGGATCGATACCAGCGACGAGGCCGGGACCGGCAATCTCATGCTGCTGGTGACCGACGCGGACGGCGCCACCGCGCAGTCGGCGCATACCCTGACCTTCTCCGGCAAGGTGCCGCTGCTGCGCCGCGTCCAGGAGACGGCGGAGGAGATGTGGGCGAACCAGCCATTGCTGCTTGCCGCGATCGCGCTGGTCTTCCTTCTCGTCCTGTTCCTGCTGTTGTGGCTCATTTCCCGGCTGTTCGCACGGCGGCCGGATGACCGCCGGCGCGACGCCGTCGACACCCTGCCCCAGGATGACGGCCTCTGCGAGGGCGGGGACGGCGACAACGAGAACATGCGGCTGCCGCCGGCCATCATCTACGCCCATATCGACGTGCTGGAGGGCGACCCGCCGCCGCGGCGCTTCGACATTTCCGACACCAAGGTGCGGATCGGCCGCGGCCCCGGAAACGACCTCGTGCTGTCCAGCGATACGGTGTCCAACGACCATTGCGTGCTGACGCTCCAGGACGACGGCGGCTTTGAGATCCGCGACGTCAATTCCTCCAACGGCACGATCGTGGAGGGCGAGCGCATCGGCCGCGACGTCCTTGAGGGCGGCGAGAAGATCGTGCTCGGACATGTCGTCCTGAAATTCGTCTCGGCCGCCCAGGCCGCGGCGAAATACGGGGCATAG